ATCGGCGCGGCCGGTCAGGCCCAGCCGCAGACATTTCAGCCAGACGCCGCGTGCCAGGCGGATATTTCCGCGCGACTCCGTCTGCGACTGATCACTGCGCTTGTGCATGCCTTTGCCCTCAACGGTGAGCACATTTTCATCCCACTGCTGTTCAATATGAATCAACGCGCATTGCCGTTCGCAGAACAGCAGATGCTGGAGCGCGGAAAGCGGCAATAAATTATCTTCGGAATACATCGCATCAGGCCCTGTTCTGTTTCAAATCATTTAATCGTTTTTCCTGTTCGCGTTTAAGTTGTTCCAGAAAGGCGGCGGCGCGCTGTTTCTGATTATAGCTCGTCCGGCTCTGGTCGGTCAGGTAGCGTTGCCCTTTGATATCGCTTTCCTGCAAGGAGGCGGCCCAGCCCGCCGTCTGGCGGGATATGGAGGCGGCCAATGATTTCAAATTTAAAATTTCAGATTTAAGATGAGCCAGGAACGGGAGACGTTCCAGGACGTGGCAGATGGAGCGCACCTCACCGGCGGAGCCTTTGGCGTAATACAGGAACATGATCAATTCCGGCGTCGTGCCGCGTTCAAAGCCCTCGGCAATATTATTAGGGATTGAAAGCGCGGCGCGCTGGATTTGATTCGCCAAGTCGCCTTTGAAACGGAAGTTTTTATCCTCCGTGATCCGGAAGACTTCCGTCGTCAGTTCAATTCCCGCCTGCCAGACCGGGACATCCTCAAAGTTCTTGTATTTCATTGCAAATCACAAATGGATTTTTCACTTTTTATCCGGTGAATCCTCCGCAAGAACGGCATATTCAATATCGGTATAATCAAAATCAATGGGACCGACGCGCAGGCAGAATTTATCGTCCAATGAATCGGGCGGGAGCAGTTGGGCCATGACCAATCTGCCCTCAAATTCCCGCTCCATGCTTTTTAATTTAATCCGGACGCGTCGGTTAAGGGCTATCCCGAACCGGTCGCCCAATTCGCGGAAAAATTCCGCCTGCTCGGCCTGAAATTTGGCATAGCCGGCTTCGTTATTGTTCCAGGGCA
Above is a window of Kiritimatiellia bacterium DNA encoding:
- a CDS encoding four helix bundle protein; its protein translation is MKYKNFEDVPVWQAGIELTTEVFRITEDKNFRFKGDLANQIQRAALSIPNNIAEGFERGTTPELIMFLYYAKGSAGEVRSICHVLERLPFLAHLKSEILNLKSLAASISRQTAGWAASLQESDIKGQRYLTDQSRTSYNQKQRAAAFLEQLKREQEKRLNDLKQNRA